A stretch of Linepithema humile isolate Giens D197 chromosome 3, Lhum_UNIL_v1.0, whole genome shotgun sequence DNA encodes these proteins:
- the LOC136998740 gene encoding uncharacterized protein, translating into MVDTIERAIRPLFLVTFIIGFGILRHPLDRPRQHLSICYMLILWSVYAYAYHYVIVLLVPNIFTNDNIKLFILTSNWFTMMILIITTVRKSEKFRICIRKLGFVDHTLAELGIPKEYRRIRNSIKWAFVMWLTMICMTWTTASYWYTKLYSDIRVIVIPPIMDYYIYVFTWIDITFALILRQIGTRLDKINEHIEQMAKTEEYGLRCTWQKSLVVTRHYIRTNNHQRVLWTAM; encoded by the exons atGGTTGATACTATAGAAAGAGCCATACGTCCTCTTTTTCTAGTCACTTTTATCATCGGTTTTGGAATTCTTAGACATCCTTTGGACCGTCCGAGACAGCATTTAAGTATTTGTTATATGTTAATCTTATGGAGTGTTTATGCATATGCGTATCATTATGTAATCGTGTTACTTGTGCCGAATATATTTACCAATGACAATATAAAGCTTTTCATACTAACGTCAAATTGGTTTACGATGATGATATTGATAATCACCACTGTTCGCAAAAGTGag AAATTTCGAATATGTATAAGAAAACTCGGTTTTGTGGATCATACATTGGCAGAACTCGGAATACCCAAGGAATATCGTAGAATACGAAATTCGATAAAATGGGCATTTGTTATGTGGCTTACAATGATTTGTATGACATGGACTACTGCTTCTTACTGGTACACAAAATTGTATAGTGACATAAGAGTCATAGTTATTCCTCCCATCAtggattattatatatatgtcttTACTTGGATTGATATAACGTTTGCACTTATTCTAAG ACAAATCGGAACTAGATTGGATAAAATAAACGAGCATATCGAACAGATGGCAAAAACTGAAGAATATGGACTAAGGTGCACGTGGCAAAAATCTCTTGTTGTCACTCGCCACTATATCCGGACGAATAATCACCAACGTGTGTTGTGGACtgcaatgtaa